GCGCACACTTCAGGATGATGTGTTACTTCtgacagtaattaaaaaaaaaaacacaaaactttagAAAGACTGAgctagtttaaaataaatgataggTCTATgctactgtaaaaaaaaaatctttgttttggtATCTAAAGATGTACTTCAATTACATCTTAATTACATGGAAAATCCTCATGTAATTGCTCAGAGCTATTATTACTTAGCTAAGGATGGTACTTAATTACTCCAATTAATATTTAGGGGGGCATGGTATAAATGACTCAATGTATACTGAAATAcagatgcaatttaaaaatcccCAGTACCTAGAAATACAGTTGCAGATCCAATCATCAATTAAATTTCAAACTTTAACTTCAGATTAATCAACTTCTGAGAATTTTAACAGTGAAATCCTACCACTGTCATGAGAGAATAGGATCCCAAGCTATTAACCAGGATTTATGCCCCCATGTGGTTATTACTACACATCTTTAAGATGAGAAAAGTCCTGGGCAATCTGGACAGAGACTCTGTCCCTGCAGTGTCTTGCATTCACTTAATTCTGTGCATAAGAAGACtgtttgaaataaatagaaCTGTTTGCATGTTCAAATTTaacttcttaaaattatttgcagacCCAGAATCTATCAGATACAAGGGGCTTGGGAATATATACCATGCAAAAATATTGTGAGTATTCTTGAAAAACACACCATTATGCGGTACTCTTTTGGTATTTAATATAGAATGCTGCAATTCTCAGCCTATTTACATTGGTataacatcaaaaataaagtAGGTTTGATGAGTTGATGGtaagaccctggtaattacaggcctgtcagtttcACTTCACTGCCTGgcaaaattatggagaaaattattctggtagttattgaaaaacacatgAAGGACAATGTGGTCACTGGCCACAGCCAAGGCGGGTTCATGAGGGTAAGGTCCTGcttaatgaacttaatttccttttatgacaaggtcacccatctagttgaccaagggaagccagttgatgtaatctttttggattccagtaaagcttttgatactgtttctcacagtatccttctggacaaaatgtccagcatacagctagataaaaacataatgTGATaggtgaacaattggctgatggatCAGGCTCGAAGAGTTATaagtaaatggggttacatcagacTGGTggccggtcactagtggggtcccaCAGGGCTCCATTTGGGGGCCAGTTCTctgtaatgttttcataaatgagttggatgtaggactagaaggtgtaATGAGTAAGTTTccagatgatactaaattgggaggagctgttgactacatcaagggtagagaggccttgcagagagatctggacaaactagagagctgggcaatcaccaacaatacgaagtttaacaagagcaactGCCAGCGTCAGCACCTGGGAAGAGGCAACCCTGGGTATTGTACAGACTcggggatgagaggctggagagcactCCTGCAAAAAAGGGATCTGGGGCGTGTGGTTGATGGCACTGaatgagtcagcagtgtgccgtggcagccaggagggccaagaacaccctggggtgcatcaggcactgATGGCTGGTTAAGGAAAGGATTGTCCCACTCCACTCTGGAGCTTTCGAGGCCTCACTCTGAGTACAGTTTATAGTCTGGGGCatcaaaatataagaaattcaTAAAACTAttagtgtccaaaggagggttacaaagatggtgaagggtctggaggacaagatgtatgaggagcggctgaggtcccttggtttgttcagcccagagcagagcaggctgaggggaggcctcatggcggcctgcagctccctcacgaggggagcagaggggcaggcgctgagctctgctctctggggacagcgacaggacccgagggaatggcatggggctgggacaggggagggtcaggctgggggttaggaaAAGACTCTGTACCGAgggggtggtcgggcactggggcaggctccccagggcagtggtcacagcaccgagctgccagagttcaggaagcatttggacaatgctctcagacacatggtttggtttttggggggtcctgtgtggagccaggagttagactcagtgatccttgtgggccccttccaactcaggatgctgtatgatcctatgatttttaagctgtttactttttcaaaatactcatttgaaatttttaattcttgtaaAATATAACTTTATAATGAATCTGtctcaaaaaaaatgcagttactgTTTCAGGTTGCTTTATCATATAGTGATGTTGtcccttttcttaaaaacaaaccaaaaaaaatttaTAATCTAAAGGATAAAAAATGTTGCAATAGCAGGAAAAgttataagaataaaaaaataataattaaaaaaaaaatccaacgacctgcaaataaaataactcAGCATTTCACCTGGTGTTTTATCACAAAAATGCCCTGCTCTATATAGTCCAAGGTGACTGTTTGCACTCTTACACCTGCCGTTCTCTTCAAGAGGTGTGCtttagctttctgttttttaaattaatttccttaaaGTTGCTGTGGTGCTTGACTGTAGTGgatccctccctgcccctctgctttTCCCTCAGTCTCTGCTGCCTGAGCCCTTGTTGAATAGTGGGGGctggaaaaagcagagctggagagctTAGAGAGGAaatggggtgggagggaagaaaggccTGTCCTCACTGTGACTGAGAGGCTCAGTAAAATCTCTCCCCCTGAAATACTGATGGATAAGCTTGCAAGTGACCTGTATAAATAACAGGCACTCCCGGCTGACTCTCTTTTTGGCACCTTACCTGCTTGTTGGCTTTCAGGACTGCTCTCAGGGTTGCTATCTGCTCCCGCTTGGTACTCAGGAGGGATTTCAGCTTCAGTATCTCTTCCATTAAGGCCTCCTTGTCTTTGTCAATCATGGGCGCCAGCTCCCGAGCTGCAGCACGCTGGCGTGACAGCTGCAATGACCGATCTACAGCCTTCTGCAAGTGCTTGATTTGGTCCCTTATTATGGCATTGAGGTTGTAGATGTTCATCGGCTCTTTGCGAATGTCACTGGTATCGGAgacaggggaggaaggaggggctGTGATGACAGGGGAAATTGTAGGTGTTTTAGTTGGGCTCTGCTCCTTGCCAGGCTCCACAGCCTCTTTTGTCACCTGCTCGGTTGGGGTCCTGGCTTCTACGGGTGATGCCATTCCCCTTCTGGCAAGTCGCGGGGAAAGGAGACCTCGAGGGTCATCTGGTCCTTTCAGGCTGCCGCTGCGGGTGACTCTGCTTTGCCTGTAATAGTCCAACATAACCCTGTTTGGTGTCTCGTTGTTGCACAGGCAGACATGATGGTAGAGCTGAGCCAGTTCCTCACTAAACGTCACCAGCTCATCCTGGGCGGTGTTGAGGGTATTGTGGTTTTCATTCGCTATGCTTGTCATCCTTTGTAATTCCTTTTCCATGTGGACCATTTTTTCCTGGCTCTCCTTGGTCGACTTCTCCAGGGTTGTCACCTGTTCATCATATGTCTGGATTCTGCTCTCATACTTGGCCTTCTCTTCAGTGTAGTTTTCCACgtatttattgtatttctcctttaaggctttgatttctgctttaAGGTCTATCACCTCTGTAACAGCTACTTTGTATTTACATTCTAGAATCTCCAAGCCATTGATGTCCACTTCATAGTCATGTGCTTCCTCGCCAGGATCTCGGCCCTTCTCACAGTCATGCTCTGCTTTTAGCTCCTTGTTGCTTTGCAGCCCCCTCATGGCATTGACGTGTTCCGTGAGCCTGTGGACTCGCTCATGTTGCTCGGTCAGGGCTCCCTTCGTGTGCTCCAGCTGCGTCTGAGACTCTTGTAGGTTGGCCAGGAGAATGgccttctctctctccacctGCAACAGAGTCAAAGTTAGACACCTGGCATCTGATCCTACCCGTGCTTTTCTGTTGAACACCTAACTCTGCCAATCATGTTCACCACTTCCACTCCCCCACTCTGCATATGCAACCTGAGGGCTTCCAAAAGATTCTACCCATATACCCCTAAGCCATGAAATTAAGTCAAAGAGATATGTGCAACTTGTAGAGGATTATGAAGTCCCAACTTCTGCTGCCATATGCAGTATCTCACACATTGCCCACTGAAGAATTAGTGCCCAAGCACTAAGTGCATAGTTAGCTAGCGTGATGATACTGGATTTATCAAGACATATGTTCCCTGAATTTTATAGGCATAACTGCATCACTGTCAACTACAACATGTTACACTGATACATACATATTTCCCAGTGGAGTTTAAATTCACATTTCCTGTGAATAGCTTTACCATCCtccacaatttttatttatatctttgGACTGTTGCAAATTTTCATAAAGAAGGGCTTGATTACTGAATGCAAATACAGTAAACAAATGGCTGTGTACATTTCCACAGATTAGATCAAATAACCCACCATCTGTGAATACAACACAGATCAGGAGCCTGAGCACATGCAGCTCCTAGGaagccccatccccagcacttcaaggaaagcaaaatccaTCCTTTTaagaataatacagaaaaagtgGCATTTGCAGTACAATTAACAAACCACTGGTTCTGACCTATTAAGTTCCTTTCTGAATAGCCACAGAGAAATGTGGATGTTGAGAAGTGGAAGAGGTCCTAGAGGACTCTTCTTGAAGTTTTTAAGCACAGCATCTTAAAGCAAGCGAACAAGAAAAATCTATCTGCTCAGATATTCACTGCTCATAACACCCCTGAATGATTCTCATTTCAAATTTTAGTGTAATGTtccaacttttttcttctttgccttcaTCCTGTTCTGAGCTGTGAATTgggaagcagaggaaggcaCAGGGACATGGCATGATTCTCGCTCTCATGGCCTTTGCAGCAGGATCTGGAGCCTATCAGGCTGACTGCTCTTACTCTCCCTCTGCTGCAGTATCTCAGCCCAGTATTTACACGTGCAAAGACATCATGTTCCACACTCCCACTGTGCGTGGCTGAATTACTAATTCAGAGAATTCAAAGCTGTCAGTTCTGAAAGACCCTTCAAAAAAGCATTGCCTTCCCTATCAGCATCCCCCAGGTAGTGTTTGGAACAGTCAAAGCAGCCACAATGAAACTcactgatggaaaagaaaagccttttagAGACTTCGAGCTTATTAATGTTGTCTCACAAAATGTTTGAAGCAGTGGTTCAGACTCCTGTTATCTCATAACGGGGCTTCTGAGCAGTAGCTGCTGCTCAGAAATAGTAAGGTTACTAAGGCATATGATGATCCCCTGGCTTAACAGAAAGGCTTTCAAAACATTGCCTCAATTACAACTTGCAGTCGATTGCCGGCAAAGACCGtaagattaaaaatagaagCCATGTTAAAAACATCTAAATAGTCGACCTAGTTTTCTTGTGTGCAGGTGACTGATgactcatgaaaaaaaaaaatcatcattattTTATGACCCAAGAAGCATCTGTCTCCTTAAATATAGGAAGCTCCATTTAGGCACTACATAGCCTGTGCTGTAATGCAGAAGAGGACAGCTGAATGCAACAAGTACGCTGGTACAACTGTTCCCCAGTTGCCATCCCAGTCTGCCTTTAGCCTGTCGTGCAGCTCACCACCGGTGTCATCCCACTCTTGTTGAGCATCTGGTTTACtgagagaaaacacaaaacagcacaaTCCTCCCTCCTACCAAGCCACCTTCTTAAACGGCGATGGCTCTGTGCAGATTTCCCTGCCAGGCCTATCCTGGGGACCAACACAGAGCTAccagcaaaagcattttcattatCTTCCCTATGAATTTTCCGCTGGGTAGCCTGCCTGAGGTCTGCTCTCCCTGGCAGCTCTCAGCTGAACTCTAGTTGCTACCACCTGGCACAGCAGGCTGAAGTGTTAATTACATTATCCTCACCAGCTAATGGAGGTATTTATTCCTTCAGCCTGGTAAGGTGAGATACATGTGAGCTTCTGGTAATTTAAAGGACCATCTCACCTTATGGTGAGAAGCGTGGATAATGATGCACACACCAAAGACAGCTGGCTTTTTAAAGTATGTGCGCCCACATGTGTGGGTATGTTCACATGGAAGCAGGCAATTAACAGACTCCACCAGTGTAAAAATTAACAGCCAAAGAGTTTTTccttacataaaaaaaaaaaaacacttggtgCTAAAGAAGTACTGTGTTTCAGTGTCTGCTTAAATTTATCAGACAGAATCCTACCAGATTATTGACCTCAGCTGTCATATTctataatgaagaaaaactgcaaCAGAGCTAATAGGGATCTTTATgatcatttttctgctgaacaTAAATGGGGTCTGGAAACAAATACTTCTCTCAAATAGAAAGCATTATTTCTagagaaaacattcaaatttaAAGCCCATACACCATCTTGTACAGTaggtaaaatgaaatacatggaTCTACTGAATTTCACTCATTCTAGTCCAGTAATTATGGGTGACATTAATCCACTTCTGTTTGAAGATAAATACGTGCTCATACTTCCAAGGATAAAAAATGAAGCTCCAACTGAGCCCACAGTGCACCTTCTGAATATTAACAGCTCTGCTGTTTCTAAGGATAGTAGTTATATTTATTGTTCTAGACAACAGTCTTTTATTCCACACAGAACAAACATTTGGGAATAGGCTGCTCTTCttccatctgtttttgtttgtttgtttttgttttgtttttgtgatgaAATTAGTAGCTGTGGAAAGGATCCTTGTCattatcttaaaatgaaaataaaagcaattcaATAGTGTTTGTACCCATTTTTAAGGgtatccttccttcctttcaaagATTTCAGTTTGAGAAGTTTTCCTCCccaatttattttatagtttGCACTTATGGAAGCCAATTATAGCATTgatatttcattcatttttcttttttttttttttaaacataacatGAGAATATCAGTGAACAATTCCTGGTGAGACtggaataaatgaaaagaagaacTCCTCAAACACATCATTTTTGTCAGAGAGTAACAGGCAGTTGGAGGAGTGTCAGAATCTGGGCTGACtgacactttcttttttaaaagaaagcttaatCTAACTTTTATAATGTTGGCCTTGGGAAtagggaaagcagcaggaagagaggAGTCCTAGGCTTTAAAACTGGGATGGATAATTCTTCCCACTGGACAAGAAACgtgaaagcagaacagaaagcctTGAGCAAATGGAATTGAGAATTCTCATCAAAACATTTGTTACCTAGTGGATTTAAAAGATGGGAAGTGGTCACTTGCAGTTGAACCTCTTCTAGGGACCAGCACAGATCACAGAGCATTAGCATCCCAAAGTTGAAAAAGGATCTTTTATCTGTCATGCTAACTTTTTTGGTGCAGACTTCTTTTTGAGATTGAAGACTAAAAAAACTAgccacacacatgcacaaaatgGCAAATCCAAAGTTTGATTCTCTCGAAAAAGAAGCCCACTGTCCTATAGACATGAAAATGCTTCCTAAAGAGAAGGTCAGttccttcagcagctctgtcaTAGTAGAAACCTCTTCTGAGTAAAGAAGAGGAGCATGTACCAAATATTGAGATATGACTGTATGAACACCACATGGCAAAGACactgctgaggagaaaaaatccAATTTTGCTGAAGAATTACCTTTTGTCAGCTTGAACCCAATTAAATCTCCCTCTTACCATGAGGAAAAACTTTTGATGGAATTTTTCACAGTTAATTCGTGTGACCCAAGGTGAGCTGATACAATGAAACAGAGAAGatgattgctttaaaaagagtACACATCAGCAGTTGGTAGTAAGCCTTCCCAGTATCTAAAGAAATCAGGTTTTCAGCTTGGTATAGTCTCCCTTTTTCAAACCTTTTAACATCACTAGAATACTAAACAACAATGGAGGCTATTTCCATGAGCTGCTGAGGCCCAAAGAAGCCACTGTGACCAAAAAAATGGTTAGATTTATCTTCTAGGGTCCTTCTAGAGTCCTAGGATGGACAGCTAGTGGCTAGTGACTGTCAGAAGTCTGACTCCTTGTTTAAGAAGTGTAAAAGAAGTAATGTTAAAATCAGAGATGATAAAAATGCAATATCTTGCAATATCTTTCAAGTAGAAGTTTCCTGATTCAACAAGTTCAATATTgaataaaatcaagaaaagaCTTAGCCAAACAACCCTGTTTTTTGATTTCCAAACAGCTTTCACTTCATATTTCTATTACACTTCATTGTAAATTATGCTTGAAAACAGTTAAactgtatattaaaatatgaacatatcaaagcatgttttttctgaagttgggtattttttcttaacattgtatttctgaataaaatcaCAACTTGCATTTAATATGTATGTAGAAGCAAAATATACAtgctgtttctattttaatacTGGAAGAGTCTCTACCagaatttttcacagaaataaaattgcaaatttcaagcttttctggttaaaatatatatatattctgcatCAAAGTTAACTGCACTAGATGCCATTAGCATATTCCTTTTGTAGCTCAGATGAAAACTTCCCACGGTGAGTTTGGTgattaagtaaataaaacaattaacaCTTCAGCAAATACAGGACAAACTCATAGAGATTTGTTGTTCTCCAGCAAGAGCTGAAAATTGGGTTTGCTCGACTTTACCTTCAAATCTTACTTTGGGAGAGACCCTCTTTGTCAGCCCACAGCTAGAAAATGCTGGATGTTTCTTTGAAGGTGCCAAAAGCTTTCAAGCTCTTTTGGCAGAGCAGATGCTCAACAGCTTGGACAGAGGGACCCCTTCACTGTGTTGCACTGTACCCCTTTCTAAGATAATGTCAGCTCTGGGCTATCAGCTTGATATTTAGTTTGTATCACACCCCAAGCTCCTATTCTGGTTATGCCTGGGCTGAGCCTGGATAAATCGAAAATAAATGATCAACATGCACTCACCTATGCATCTGCTGGGACTCCCCACATGGACAAGGCATGACACCTCAGATGCTCTGTGAGCGCACAGGTATTTAGAGGAATGCTTCTCTCCTTTTGTTCTCCTGATTGCATGCTAAGTTTAATGGCAAAAAAACCCTCTGACTTGCAAGGATCAAAATCAAATCTatctgtatttcactttttttttttttcctggataatTTTGGTCATACTGAAGAGGACTTTATTCTACTTGAAACCTCAGGGATATTTCCCATTATTTGACCAGGAAAAGAGAGTCTAGCCACATGCAACTACAGTAACTAAGTCCCTTTCTACTCTTTCCAGTAAACATCAGCTCAGATGATGCTGACTTTGCACAGACAACTATTCTGTCCTCTAAGGTTATTTCTGTCAAAATCTGAATATGGAGAAACACCAAAGTAGAAATACGTGGTCAAGAAGAACATTGGGGGAAGTTGAGGTCAATGCAAAAACTAGCACCAGGGTCCATATGATGTGTGCCCAGAAGTTTTAGGACATTAAATTAAACTCTTACCTGCATAAGTTGCTGCttcagtttctgtatttctgatatGTTGAGCTCACTGAAGAGGTCGGAGACGGGGTGCAGAGATTCTCCTTTCCTACCTGTGGGAGTTCGGTAGTCACCATTGAGTTTCACAAGAGGCCCATGGATATGTCCATTCATTTTGTCATCATTGTTGGGCTCGCTCGCATCCTCTGCAAACTTTAATCCATCTACTGATATATTAATATGGTTATTATACATACTATCATTGAGGTTGATATACTGGGAGAGTTCCTTTCTCAGATTGTTCTTTTGctccctttcattttttaaagtttccaaGGCTTCCTCCAGCTGATGCTCTGCAATCTCCTTCAGCCGGATGGCATCTTCTAGCTGACTGTTAAGCAACACTGTCTCCTCCTCAAATCGTTTAATCTCATGCTTTAAGCCTTCATATTCAACCTGAATTAGACAAGACAAAGAACATTCATAATACTAAAACTTGAGTCATGAAAACCTGCCATTTATCAGCCCTACTGAAATAGGtactacagaaaatataatgtTAAATACCAGGCATTGcctgcagctgcaaagaaatgtCTGCACAGAAAATGAACGTGGAGCTTTCTTTGTTGAATATTCCACTGCACACTTTTTACAGCAGGtgagaaacaggaaatattACACCTTTTCCCAAATAACTTATGACAATAAACAATGTATTTCGTGGAAAGAAACTGGTTAGTAGCAGGTGTGCTGGTAGCCATAGATTTATTAAGAATTACCGTTAGCGGTATATCATGGTACATATAAATCTCAGGTTAATATAGTCTGATTTATTAATTACAAATATTCTGAAGATTATTTCATATCTAAATTCTTACCAGATGTAAAGTCACTCAGGCATGGATACTCTAAAGTACCTTGGTGTCTTAGTAGTGTTCAAAAATACTGATGGAAGGTGCAGAAACTGCAGGAGAGCCTCAACTCTTTTCTGTGTTACATGATCTTCTGCTTtattcaaaaagcatttaattttaaaaattggacACTGGGCTATTCACACAATCACTTTAAACTCTGAGATGCTTAAACTATAGCTCATTCAGCCACACAGTCCTTGAACTTTGTGTAGGGATGCCATTTTGGAGCATGTGGCAACCTGTTTTTGCCTGAAACACTTCCACCACTGACCCTGCGCTGCTGCACCAGCCTTGGAGGGACTCACGGGTCCTTTGCCTTTGACAGCCCCACACACATTGCAGGATTTTATCAGTTTATTTATGTGCATGTGGGCTGAGGAAATCATCTCTCTTCTTTAAAGGCGGCTCCAACATCTCCCACAATAAGGAGATAACTGCAGTACTCTCTATTGCACCTAAAGAGAAGCAAAGCCTAGGGAAACCCATTCTAGCCTGAAACCAGTTGCTCAGCAATGTATAGACAGTGCAGAAGTTCCCCAGTGAGGCATATCTTCCCTTGCTGGCcctcttcatcttccttttcactgctagaaaatcccacagaaatgaaaaggaagactgGTAAAAATGTCTCCTAGTAAAAATGATCATACTttgatttttagtttaattCTAGGCATGTTAGTCACCCaccttttcatttctaaatgccAAAAATTCCCTGTATTGGGTGAAATAATTTGGTGGtttagcaaaggaaaagaaacactgaactTTCATgcttctacaaaaaaaaaaaacttttagttTGAGACATTTCTAATTCAAATGAATATGCATTACTATGTGCAATTTTAAGCCAttgtctaaaatattttttatttgatatatatatatatgtatatttttaaacaaactatAAGATTCTGGTGAATACAGAAACATTAACCGCTCCTTTTGGAGTAGAATGTTAATCAACCTGTCAAAAGTCTTGTACTCATAAGCTTTTGGAAAGGCAAgcttaaaaatcaaagcactaATCTTCAAACccagagaatgaaaaaatattgaacaacAAAGAAAGTTCCCAAGTCGTACTGAgagattttaaacagaaaagaaaaatctatcgTATTTTGAAATTTGCATTTAGGTACCTGGTATATTCTCTGATTGTAGAAAgacatccatttaaaaaaaattattaaatctaATCGAGTAGCTACGTTTACAACTTAAAGACTTggagaggaatgaaaaaaaaaaccaccaaaaatcATAgactttcttccattttaaatcCGTATGAAAATCAGAGTTCTACATAATCTATGCAGTTAACTGTATCATGGATTCTTGCTTACAATATACTTGTAACATATGGTTTTGTAAGTTAAAGTAGTAAAATATAAAACGCTCTTGATATTTTATCTTGTAGATTGAAATTGGTTTTGGAATCACAAGTGCGTGGGTATGTGATATGAAACGACTGATTTTTTATGTCATTCAAAATGTGGCAATGCTTCTTCTCTCCCCAGAGTGCCAGCATTTGATTCCATTAAGAATGAAATACTATGACAAATACAAACACTGgtaaacagattttcttctgggGGAAACCAGGATGGTCCATAAAGGGGTATTTATATTTACTTCTCCTGTGAAGATGCCTCCTATGAGGTTggtgtggaaaaaatatattcctcaAAGGCAGAATTTGCTGGCTTGTTAAATAACTCTGACATAAAGATGATCTGCTAGAAATTCAGAGTGTGAAATAAGGGAATGACACCCACTTGCATTAATTGTGCattctctgcagcactgctccaTTGTTCTACATGCTTCAATTGCATTTGTGCTAGTGGGGTAGAATAGCAAAGACAGATGAAATAGTGCTGCATATTCCTGCTGGAATAAGGCGACCTTGCTAATGGACTGCTGTCAGAAACTGCCAGTCTTGGCTATTTGATAAAA
This is a stretch of genomic DNA from Cygnus atratus isolate AKBS03 ecotype Queensland, Australia chromosome 1, CAtr_DNAZoo_HiC_assembly, whole genome shotgun sequence. It encodes these proteins:
- the BICD1 gene encoding protein bicaudal D homolog 1 isoform X3, encoding MAAEEVLQGADHYKSEIERLTRELSETTHEKIQAAEYGLVVLEEKLTLKQQYDELEAEYDGLKQELEQLKEAFGQSFSIHRKVAEDGETREETLLQESASKEAYYLGKILEMQNELKQSRAVVTNVQAENERLTAVVQDLKENNEMVELQRIRMKDEIREYKFREARLLQDYTELEEENITLQKLVSTLKQNQVEYEGLKHEIKRFEEETVLLNSQLEDAIRLKEIAEHQLEEALETLKNEREQKNNLRKELSQYINLNDSMYNNHINISVDGLKFAEDASEPNNDDKMNGHIHGPLVKLNGDYRTPTGRKGESLHPVSDLFSELNISEIQKLKQQLMQVEREKAILLANLQESQTQLEHTKGALTEQHERVHRLTEHVNAMRGLQSNKELKAEHDCEKGRDPGEEAHDYEVDINGLEILECKYKVAVTEVIDLKAEIKALKEKYNKYVENYTEEKAKYESRIQTYDEQVTTLEKSTKESQEKMVHMEKELQRMTSIANENHNTLNTAQDELVTFSEELAQLYHHVCLCNNETPNRVMLDYYRQSRVTRSGSLKGPDDPRGLLSPRLARRGMASPVEARTPTEQVTKEAVEPGKEQSPTKTPTISPVITAPPSSPVSDTSDIRKEPMNIYNLNAIIRDQIKHLQKAVDRSLQLSRQRAAARELAPMIDKDKEALMEEILKLKSLLSTKREQIATLRAVLKANKQTAEVALANLKNKYENEKAMVTETMTKLRNELKALKEDAATFSSLRAMFATRCDEYVTQLDEMQRQLAAAEDEKKTLNSLLRMAIQQKLALTQRLEDLEFDHEQSRRSKGKLGKSKIGSPKVSEEASATVPTIDTFLLHSQGPQQPNLLVSSGTQRKSPSALPEEQPHSSSQCAPLNCLSKPPPYP
- the BICD1 gene encoding protein bicaudal D homolog 1 isoform X5, producing the protein MAAEEVLQGADHYKSEIERLTRELSETTHEKIQAAEYGLVVLEEKLTLKQQYDELEAEYDGLKQELEQLKEAFGQSFSIHRKVAEDGETREETLLQESASKEAYYLGKILEMQNELKQSRAVVTNVQAENERLTAVVQDLKENNEMVELQRIRMKDEIREYKFREARLLQDYTELEEENITLQKLVSTLKQNQVEYEGLKHEIKRFEEETVLLNSQLEDAIRLKEIAEHQLEEALETLKNEREQKNNLRKELSQYINLNDSMYNNHINISVDGLKFAEDASEPNNDDKMNGHIHGPLVKLNGDYRTPTGRKGESLHPVSDLFSELNISEIQKLKQQLMQVEREKAILLANLQESQTQLEHTKGALTEQHERVHRLTEHVNAMRGLQSNKELKAEHDCEKGRDPGEEAHDYEVDINGLEILECKYKVAVTEVIDLKAEIKALKEKYNKYVENYTEEKAKYESRIQTYDEQVTTLEKSTKESQEKMVHMEKELQRMTSIANENHNTLNTAQDELVTFSEELAQLYHHVCLCNNETPNRVMLDYYRQSRVTRSGSLKGPDDPRGLLSPRLARRGMASPVEARTPTEQVTKEAVEPGKEQSPTKTPTISPVITAPPSSPVSDTSDIRKEPMNIYNLNAIIRDQIKHLQKAVDRSLQLSRQRAAARELAPMIDKDKEALMEEILKLKSLLSTKREQIATLRAVLKANKQTAEVALANLKNKYENEKAMVTETMTKLRNELKALKEDAATFSSLRAMFATRCDEYVTQLDEMQRQLAAAEDEKKTLNSLLRMAIQQKLALTQRLEDLEFDHEQSRRSKGKLGKSKIGSPKIVSSLLPPYRHTAHN
- the BICD1 gene encoding protein bicaudal D homolog 1 isoform X4; this encodes MAAEEVLQGADHYKSEIERLTRELSETTHEKIQAAEYGLVVLEEKLTLKQQYDELEAEYDGLKQELEQLKEAFGQSFSIHRKVAEDGETREETLLQESASKEAYYLGKILEMQNELKQSRAVVTNVQAENERLTAVVQDLKENNEMVELQRIRMKDEIREYKFREARLLQDYTELEEENITLQKLVSTLKQNQVEYEGLKHEIKRFEEETVLLNSQLEDAIRLKEIAEHQLEEALETLKNEREQKNNLRKELSQYINLNDSMYNNHINISVDGLKFAEDASEPNNDDKMNGHIHGPLVKLNGDYRTPTGRKGESLHPVSDLFSELNISEIQKLKQQLMQVEREKAILLANLQESQTQLEHTKGALTEQHERVHRLTEHVNAMRGLQSNKELKAEHDCEKGRDPGEEAHDYEVDINGLEILECKYKVAVTEVIDLKAEIKALKEKYNKYVENYTEEKAKYESRIQTYDEQVTTLEKSTKESQEKMVHMEKELQRMTSIANENHNTLNTAQDELVTFSEELAQLYHHVCLCNNETPNRVMLDYYRQSRVTRSGSLKGPDDPRGLLSPRLARRGMASPVEARTPTEQVTKEAVEPGKEQSPTKTPTISPVITAPPSSPVSDTSDIRKEPMNIYNLNAIIRDQIKHLQKAVDRSLQLSRQRAAARELAPMIDKDKEALMEEILKLKSLLSTKREQIATLRAVLKANKQTAEVALANLKNKYENEKAMVTETMTKLRNELKALKEDAATFSSLRAMFATRCDEYVTQLDEMQRQLAAAEDEKKTLNSLLRMAIQQKLALTQRLEDLEFDHEQSRRSKGKLGKSKIGSPKVSEEASATVPTIDTFLLHSQGPQQPNLLVSSGTQRKRLSAACCLHTATRLTTSQGARLPDCQS